The Geothrix oryzae DNA window CCCATGACGACTTGCGAGCTGGAAACCCTGAAGGGCCTCATCGACTCCACTCCGGATGTGGCCGTCCTGATCAACCTGCGCGACTACTATGCCCAGCGGTCCCTGCCCGAGAAGGGCGTGGACAGCGAGGTGGTCTACGAGTGCCCGCGCACGCAGATGATGATCCGGACCGCCGTGAAGGGCACCACCATCGGCCGCCACTTCCACACGGTCTGCGACGAGTATGTGATCGTGGTCGGCGGCAAGGGCGAGATCATGGTCAACGGCGAGTGGAAACCCGTGAAGGCCGGCGATGTGCATGTCTGCCCCCGGGGCATCGTCCACGACACCCGGGCGCTGGAGGAGGATCTCCAGTACCTGTCGATCTTCACGCCGCACCTCCCTGCC harbors:
- a CDS encoding cupin domain-containing protein — its product is MTTCELETLKGLIDSTPDVAVLINLRDYYAQRSLPEKGVDSEVVYECPRTQMMIRTAVKGTTIGRHFHTVCDEYVIVVGGKGEIMVNGEWKPVKAGDVHVCPRGIVHDTRALEEDLQYLSIFTPHLPAGTDINWLK